One genomic window of Desulfovibrio gilichinskyi includes the following:
- a CDS encoding ArnT family glycosyltransferase, whose product MSSLSNSFKNKPMIWAVIIIVFTTFARIWFLGSGQLNLVQDEAQYWDWTRNMQLTYYSKGPLIACIISTWTFVFGNTEFGVRFGSVVGSMLTQIVLFWGMAKLWKRPGAAVWTLIIYNSMPVFLALGILMTTDNPFILCWTCALFALYSATIPYPPGLERDSNESRKLPFVLIAVFLAIGILAKYTMLGFIGLSIFYALILLKKEGLPSGFFKKLLAALGSGVFIGFLPTLIWNCQNNFVGYKHVLYLIGAEGSKASQLIRFDRVLPYLGEQIGMVSPWWFVFMVIGGCSAIAVVVKKKPKNILGLSNKQGALLAVFFIPVWLFFFIWSFHAKVLGNWAVISYVAGVMLAGLSFDHFWSRRGHLRSVWLFLGILIFLLLHFQNLVPIPDNLNPAHRLKGWTDLGEQVVNLEKTQFKDPSKVFIMSEQYDMTAALAFYVPGQPRTYCAWIDRRMNQYDLWAGPQDKIGWDSIYVLKDFKESPDRELVKMFKRISPPIHLQTTFRGKPARKFTIFLCYDYKGYWPRDKRLRF is encoded by the coding sequence GTGTCATCATTATCGAATTCTTTTAAAAATAAGCCTATGATCTGGGCTGTCATAATAATTGTTTTCACAACCTTCGCGCGGATATGGTTTTTAGGGTCAGGTCAGCTTAATCTTGTTCAGGATGAAGCGCAGTATTGGGACTGGACCCGCAACATGCAGCTTACCTATTATTCCAAAGGACCGCTGATAGCCTGCATTATTTCGACGTGGACTTTCGTTTTCGGCAACACTGAATTCGGAGTTCGTTTCGGATCTGTCGTAGGCTCTATGCTGACTCAGATTGTCCTTTTCTGGGGAATGGCAAAACTCTGGAAACGCCCCGGAGCTGCCGTCTGGACGCTCATTATTTATAATTCCATGCCGGTTTTTCTCGCGCTTGGAATACTTATGACTACAGATAACCCGTTTATTCTGTGCTGGACATGTGCTTTATTTGCTTTATATTCCGCAACCATTCCTTATCCTCCGGGCCTTGAGCGGGACTCAAATGAATCCCGAAAGCTTCCTTTTGTTCTTATCGCTGTATTCCTTGCTATAGGCATACTTGCAAAATATACAATGCTAGGTTTCATAGGACTTTCAATCTTTTATGCATTGATTTTGCTTAAGAAAGAAGGACTTCCAAGCGGATTTTTCAAGAAGCTGCTTGCAGCTCTCGGATCAGGTGTTTTTATCGGTTTTCTGCCCACCTTGATCTGGAACTGTCAGAATAATTTTGTGGGATATAAGCATGTTCTATATCTGATTGGAGCTGAAGGTTCAAAAGCTTCACAGCTTATCAGATTTGATAGAGTGCTGCCTTACCTAGGAGAACAAATCGGCATGGTCAGTCCATGGTGGTTTGTTTTTATGGTTATTGGCGGATGCAGCGCAATCGCTGTTGTTGTTAAGAAAAAACCTAAAAATATATTAGGATTAAGCAATAAACAGGGCGCACTGCTTGCCGTTTTCTTTATTCCTGTATGGCTTTTCTTTTTTATATGGAGTTTTCACGCCAAGGTTCTCGGCAACTGGGCAGTTATTTCATATGTGGCAGGTGTAATGCTTGCCGGTCTCAGTTTCGATCACTTCTGGAGTAGAAGGGGACATTTACGGTCTGTCTGGTTGTTCCTCGGTATATTGATATTTTTACTGCTTCATTTTCAGAATCTTGTTCCAATACCTGATAATCTTAATCCGGCTCATCGTCTTAAGGGATGGACAGATCTGGGTGAGCAGGTGGTGAATCTCGAAAAAACACAGTTTAAAGACCCTTCAAAGGTTTTTATAATGAGTGAACAGTATGATATGACAGCAGCATTGGCCTTCTATGTCCCGGGGCAGCCCCGCACTTACTGCGCATGGATAGACAGGCGTATGAATCAGTATGACCTGTGGGCAGGGCCGCAAGATAAGATAGGATGGGATTCTATCTATGTACTTAAAGATTTTAAAGAAAGTCCGGATAGAGAGCTTGTGAAAATGTTTAAACGCATTAGCCCTCCTATTCATTTACAGACTACTTTCCGAGGTAAACCTGCACGTAAATTCACAATTTTTCTGTGCTATGATTACAAAGGTTACTGGCCCAGAGATAAACGGCTCAGATTTTAA
- the hisS gene encoding histidine--tRNA ligase, translating to MAKIQKIKGVADLFPEESAKYAFMERTAREVFSAYGYGELRIPILEKTELFCRSIGEETDVVQKEMYTFPDRKGRSLTMRPEATAGVVRAYVENKIYQPGKVTKLYTYGPMFRYERPQAGRMRQFHQLDAEIFGASEPQADAEVLLMLATFLNKIGLEKLSFELNSLGCPECRPLYRKALDDFFNSINKEELCEDCQRRVNSNPLRVLDCKNKKCAELTKDAPSIPDHLCGDCRDHFDAVIALINEAGLVYTLNPRLVRGLDYYQRTAFEVTSGDIGAQTAVAGGGRYDGLVESLGGPKQVPGIGFACGMERLAMLLSGNFEEKLDFYVALVDQRAAGDALIFAEKLRKSGLKGEAAFVATSMKSQLRQANKLEVKKCFIFGTDEVENGTVTVKDMIEGGQESLPRDEYFK from the coding sequence ATGGCAAAAATACAAAAAATAAAAGGTGTTGCAGACCTTTTTCCTGAAGAAAGTGCAAAATATGCCTTCATGGAAAGAACCGCCAGAGAAGTTTTTTCAGCTTACGGTTACGGCGAGCTTAGAATTCCGATTCTGGAAAAAACTGAACTTTTCTGTCGTTCCATCGGTGAAGAAACCGATGTTGTACAAAAAGAAATGTACACTTTTCCTGACCGCAAGGGCCGCTCTTTAACCATGCGCCCCGAAGCCACAGCCGGAGTCGTCCGCGCTTACGTGGAAAATAAAATTTACCAGCCGGGCAAAGTAACCAAGCTTTACACTTACGGCCCCATGTTTCGCTACGAAAGACCGCAGGCAGGCCGCATGCGCCAGTTCCATCAGCTTGATGCAGAAATTTTCGGAGCCAGCGAACCTCAGGCTGATGCAGAAGTACTGCTCATGCTCGCAACTTTTCTAAATAAAATCGGTCTGGAAAAACTTTCCTTTGAGCTTAACTCTCTTGGATGCCCGGAATGCAGACCGCTTTACCGCAAAGCTCTTGATGACTTTTTTAACAGTATAAATAAAGAAGAGCTTTGTGAAGACTGCCAGCGTCGCGTAAATTCCAACCCGCTCAGAGTTCTGGATTGTAAAAATAAAAAATGCGCAGAACTGACAAAAGATGCTCCCTCCATACCTGACCACCTTTGCGGAGATTGCAGAGATCACTTTGATGCGGTAATTGCTCTTATCAATGAAGCCGGACTGGTCTACACTCTCAATCCTCGCCTTGTACGCGGGCTTGATTACTATCAAAGAACAGCTTTTGAAGTCACATCCGGTGATATCGGTGCGCAGACAGCAGTAGCAGGCGGAGGTCGCTATGACGGGCTTGTTGAGAGCCTTGGTGGGCCTAAACAGGTTCCCGGCATAGGTTTTGCCTGCGGAATGGAAAGACTCGCCATGCTGCTAAGCGGTAATTTTGAAGAAAAACTTGATTTCTATGTAGCTCTGGTTGATCAGAGGGCTGCCGGAGACGCCTTGATTTTTGCAGAAAAACTGCGCAAATCAGGACTCAAAGGTGAAGCGGCTTTTGTCGCCACCAGCATGAAAAGTCAATTACGTCAGGCCAACAAGCTTGAAGTAAAGAAATGTTTTATATTCGGAACTGATGAAGTTGAAAACGGAACGGTTACTGTCAAAGACATGATTGAAGGCGGACAGGAATCCCTGCCACGCGACGAATATTTCAAATAA
- the fmt gene encoding methionyl-tRNA formyltransferase, which yields MAATREDRRWRIVFMGTPDFASTTLEYLQEWDGCDVIGVYTQPDRPCGRGHKLKPSPVKEAALKHSIPVFQPLNFKDKADVELLRSLKPDFLVVAAYGLILPQEVLDIPAVMPLNVHGSLLPKYRGAAPIQRCIQNGDIATGITIMKMEAGLDTGPMLLQQALGIAWNDYAGKIHDELAAMGGPLVMETISRYQEGRLAVMTQDDELATYAAKLTKKDGLIDWNKDAKEVHNQIRAMHPSPGAYFFWQPDDEKSEGKEPLRLVVTPGKVSDKDSGNYTPGTIIGESDGFLEIACKDKIYLAEKVKPAGKKDMDGRAFMCGYMSNLRTQPTNTESLSSGSDC from the coding sequence ATGGCAGCAACAAGAGAAGATCGACGCTGGCGAATAGTTTTCATGGGTACTCCGGATTTCGCCTCCACCACTCTTGAATATCTTCAGGAATGGGACGGTTGCGATGTAATCGGAGTCTATACCCAGCCGGACCGGCCATGCGGACGCGGCCATAAACTTAAGCCTTCCCCTGTGAAAGAAGCAGCATTGAAACACAGTATTCCCGTGTTTCAGCCGCTGAATTTCAAAGACAAGGCCGATGTGGAACTATTGCGTTCACTGAAACCTGATTTCCTTGTTGTGGCTGCATATGGACTGATCCTCCCGCAGGAAGTTTTGGATATACCTGCGGTAATGCCTCTCAATGTACACGGTTCCCTGCTCCCTAAGTACAGAGGAGCTGCGCCCATTCAGCGTTGCATTCAGAACGGAGATATCGCTACCGGCATCACCATTATGAAAATGGAGGCAGGACTTGATACAGGTCCGATGCTTCTTCAGCAGGCGCTCGGGATTGCATGGAACGACTACGCAGGCAAAATTCATGATGAGCTGGCCGCTATGGGCGGTCCTTTGGTCATGGAAACAATTTCCCGCTATCAGGAAGGCAGACTCGCTGTAATGACGCAGGATGATGAACTTGCCACTTACGCCGCCAAGCTTACCAAAAAAGACGGATTAATAGACTGGAATAAAGATGCAAAGGAAGTGCATAATCAGATTCGCGCTATGCATCCTTCCCCCGGTGCATATTTCTTTTGGCAGCCAGATGATGAAAAAAGCGAGGGCAAAGAGCCACTGCGCTTAGTAGTAACTCCCGGCAAAGTCAGCGATAAAGACTCCGGGAACTACACTCCGGGCACAATCATCGGAGAATCTGACGGATTTCTGGAAATAGCTTGCAAAGATAAAATTTACCTTGCAGAAAAAGTAAAACCTGCAGGGAAAAAAGACATGGACGGACGTGCCTTCATGTGCGGATATATGAGCAATTTGCGTACACAGCCAACTAATACGGAGTCTTTATCCTCCGGTTCGGATTGCTAA
- a CDS encoding AAA family ATPase: MIKKIILKNFLAHAHTEIELGPGMTVLTGPNNSGKSSVVEALRCIATNPLPKHFVRHGAKVARVELEMDDGTKVAWIRKKATAWYEITRPGEQEHETYAKFGRKPPEDVMAILRLNQVLLEGDKFLDVHIGDQRKPIFLLDQPASVAAQFFASSSEASHLLAMQTELKSRVRNANRDKKFQQEKMDYIAAELNELQDLPKANLELETAHELKARSEKFLSEIPRIEDLLNRKNQLQSEKVKLTAKEKSLCGLEKGPDLFPVRGLEQTNLQLGNFRHQSSNLKSRAHSLEELAEPPQLFPVKDLELKIVRYKQLSSAVKAQSKRQKVLSLLASPPMVENLSALCATISNIVRNKIFAENISRRAQALKPLASAPELFDNSNLIQIIGSINSLKKSQEQSRCVLEKLEESRVMLESKIKKRLAEIGSCPLCGNELTADKLIGEIGHES; the protein is encoded by the coding sequence ATGATTAAAAAAATTATCCTCAAAAATTTTCTGGCCCATGCACATACCGAGATAGAACTGGGACCGGGTATGACGGTGCTGACCGGTCCAAATAATAGTGGTAAATCCTCTGTTGTTGAGGCGTTGCGCTGTATTGCTACTAATCCGCTGCCAAAGCATTTTGTGCGGCACGGCGCAAAAGTTGCGCGGGTTGAACTTGAGATGGATGACGGGACAAAAGTTGCCTGGATTCGTAAAAAAGCGACCGCCTGGTATGAAATTACAAGACCCGGTGAGCAGGAGCATGAAACTTACGCAAAATTCGGGCGTAAGCCTCCTGAAGATGTGATGGCTATTTTACGTCTTAATCAGGTGTTGCTGGAAGGTGATAAGTTTTTAGATGTCCATATCGGAGATCAGCGTAAACCGATCTTCCTGCTTGACCAGCCTGCAAGTGTTGCGGCCCAGTTTTTTGCATCTTCATCGGAAGCATCACATCTGCTCGCTATGCAGACCGAGCTTAAGAGTCGCGTTAGAAATGCGAATCGTGATAAAAAGTTTCAGCAGGAAAAAATGGATTATATCGCAGCTGAACTTAATGAGTTGCAGGATTTACCAAAGGCTAATCTTGAGCTTGAAACTGCTCACGAATTAAAAGCGCGATCAGAAAAATTTTTAAGCGAAATTCCGCGTATTGAGGATTTATTAAATCGTAAAAATCAGCTCCAAAGTGAAAAAGTAAAGCTTACTGCGAAAGAGAAAAGTTTGTGCGGACTTGAAAAAGGTCCTGACCTTTTCCCTGTAAGGGGGCTTGAGCAAACAAATTTGCAGCTTGGAAATTTCCGCCATCAGAGCTCAAACCTGAAAAGCAGGGCACACAGTTTAGAAGAACTTGCGGAGCCGCCTCAACTTTTTCCTGTTAAAGATTTGGAATTAAAAATTGTACGCTATAAGCAACTCTCTTCAGCAGTAAAGGCTCAAAGTAAGAGACAAAAAGTTCTGTCATTACTGGCATCTCCTCCTATGGTGGAGAATCTTTCAGCTCTTTGCGCAACCATCAGCAATATTGTACGCAACAAAATTTTTGCCGAAAATATTTCCCGCAGAGCACAGGCTTTAAAGCCGTTAGCTTCTGCTCCTGAACTGTTTGATAATTCAAATTTAATCCAGATAATCGGTAGTATCAATTCTCTTAAAAAAAGTCAGGAACAGTCGAGATGTGTACTGGAAAAACTGGAAGAATCCAGAGTGATGCTTGAATCTAAAATTAAAAAAAGATTAGCCGAAATAGGCAGTTGCCCGCTGTGCGGAAATGAACTCACTGCGGATAAACTTATCGGAGAAATCGGTCATGAATCTTGA
- a CDS encoding DUF2628 domain-containing protein — translation MNVISTDDYASFIGPNAGKYLFNFAKFQSLRDGFVATWHWPAFLFGFWWFLYRKMYFWAFVTFLVGFLPFGNLIAQLGYGLSAYFFYYRDTTSKIAGIMSMYPSQNTRMILEDTGGVHGWVKIVGVICFFLQPAWIFFVSLFFGGAFLFSFQHVMM, via the coding sequence ATGAACGTGATAAGTACAGATGATTATGCAAGTTTTATAGGTCCTAATGCAGGGAAATATCTATTTAATTTCGCCAAGTTTCAATCACTGCGTGATGGTTTTGTCGCCACATGGCACTGGCCTGCATTTTTGTTCGGGTTCTGGTGGTTTTTGTACCGCAAAATGTATTTCTGGGCTTTTGTCACATTTTTAGTAGGCTTTCTTCCTTTTGGAAATCTGATTGCCCAGCTCGGGTACGGTCTCAGTGCGTACTTTTTTTATTACCGCGATACCACCTCTAAAATCGCTGGCATAATGTCTATGTATCCAAGCCAGAACACCCGCATGATTCTGGAAGATACCGGCGGTGTACACGGCTGGGTTAAGATTGTGGGGGTAATTTGTTTCTTCCTGCAACCGGCATGGATCTTTTTTGTGTCGCTATTTTTCGGCGGGGCATTTCTTTTTTCATTTCAGCATGTGATGATGTAA
- the def gene encoding peptide deformylase, protein MKLDILKYPDPNLAEKCAVVEKITPELKKLIDDMVETMYEDDGVGLAAPQIGEKIRLIVIDPSGPKNREDLQIIINPEIIASEGKVDSEESCLSCPTFSCVIKRSEKVTVTGMDENGNDLKIEADEFLAIVLQHEIDHLDGTLIVNRVGRLKKSMYDKKIKKWQQQEKIDAGE, encoded by the coding sequence ATGAAACTCGATATTCTTAAATATCCTGATCCTAATCTTGCAGAGAAATGCGCTGTTGTTGAAAAAATTACTCCTGAGCTGAAAAAACTCATCGATGACATGGTTGAGACTATGTACGAAGATGACGGAGTAGGACTTGCCGCGCCGCAGATCGGAGAAAAGATCCGCCTGATCGTTATTGATCCGTCAGGCCCTAAAAACAGAGAAGATCTGCAAATAATTATCAACCCTGAGATTATTGCCAGCGAAGGCAAAGTTGATTCCGAAGAAAGCTGCCTGTCCTGCCCTACTTTCAGTTGCGTTATCAAGCGCAGCGAAAAAGTTACCGTGACCGGAATGGATGAAAACGGTAATGATCTAAAAATCGAAGCCGATGAATTTTTGGCTATCGTTCTGCAGCATGAAATAGATCACCTCGACGGAACTCTCATTGTCAACAGAGTGGGCCGTCTAAAAAAATCAATGTACGATAAGAAGATTAAAAAATGGCAGCAACAAGAGAAGATCGACGCTGGCGAATAG
- a CDS encoding helix-turn-helix domain-containing protein, with product MTPSPTLYTVREIADTLRIHSRTAYRLIQEGKIRGIKVGSQWRVPESSLLEYIESALQAPRSKEKDEKTGSKQLKLPI from the coding sequence TTGACTCCGTCGCCTACTCTCTACACGGTGCGTGAGATCGCTGATACGCTTCGAATCCACTCCAGAACGGCTTACAGGCTGATTCAGGAAGGGAAGATTCGCGGTATCAAAGTAGGGAGCCAATGGCGCGTACCTGAAAGCTCTTTGCTGGAATACATTGAGTCTGCGTTGCAAGCACCGCGGAGCAAAGAAAAAGACGAAAAGACCGGTTCTAAACAACTGAAACTGCCCATTTAA
- a CDS encoding tRNA1(Val) (adenine(37)-N6)-methyltransferase yields MSSEARQRFPKGLKQPETGFRFSIDSLLLSSFVPVSGKTDILDLGTGCGVIPLGIALNNPDSELSLTGVDISPDMLKSAEQNINLLGFADKIKIIEGDVSNPIFAPAESFDMVVSNPPYWCEGRGRACPDTDRNRARFEVETELEDFVKTAARMVRFRGKVCFVFIAERVTQLLAALAYFKLEPKRIKFVHSRIDRPAKVVLVEAVKRGKSGLIVEQPLILFDEKKEGSVYRQTALNYCKFIAV; encoded by the coding sequence GTGAGTAGTGAGGCAAGGCAGAGGTTTCCGAAAGGGCTTAAGCAGCCGGAAACAGGATTCAGATTTTCTATAGATTCGTTGCTGCTCAGCAGCTTTGTGCCGGTTTCAGGGAAAACGGATATCCTTGATTTAGGTACAGGGTGCGGAGTTATCCCGCTGGGCATAGCGCTCAATAATCCGGATTCTGAGTTAAGCCTCACAGGCGTAGATATCAGCCCCGATATGCTAAAATCAGCTGAACAGAATATAAATTTGCTGGGCTTTGCTGATAAAATTAAAATTATCGAAGGGGATGTTTCAAATCCAATTTTTGCTCCTGCTGAAAGTTTTGACATGGTTGTGTCCAATCCTCCATATTGGTGTGAAGGAAGAGGGAGAGCCTGTCCTGACACGGATAGAAATAGAGCCAGATTTGAAGTTGAAACTGAATTAGAAGATTTTGTAAAGACCGCGGCGCGAATGGTCCGTTTTCGAGGCAAAGTCTGCTTTGTATTCATTGCGGAAAGAGTTACTCAACTTTTAGCCGCACTGGCTTATTTTAAACTGGAACCCAAAAGAATAAAATTTGTGCACAGCCGAATTGATCGTCCGGCTAAGGTGGTTTTAGTCGAAGCTGTTAAAAGAGGTAAATCCGGATTAATAGTTGAACAGCCTTTAATTTTATTCGATGAGAAAAAAGAAGGTTCAGTTTATCGACAAACTGCATTAAATTATTGTAAATTTATAGCTGTTTAA
- a CDS encoding metallophosphoesterase — translation MNLEHIQADGLFLIGDPHIAATPPGQRLSSYTSDILDKLEACLKRSKELNLVPLILGDLFHWPRDNSNSLLVDLIALFGPYKPFVLIGNHDKYQARFTPDVSMAVLDAANVVRLMSEPGPAFVLETPEGNVLVGASPDGFPIPKEFEREEFERENGKFIKVVWVAHHNVAFPNYKKPHYAIKEIPGIDWLINGHIHGPRPSSTAGGTTWANPGNISRMAFTRLSLERKPQATIWTPHCTDLERWDIPHRGFYEVFPNQEFLPEQDDADAAESKFLQGLERLAWKRTHEGSGLKQFLEENIDPDQPESKLIWDLYTEVTDGNR, via the coding sequence ATGAATCTTGAGCATATACAAGCTGACGGGCTTTTTTTGATTGGTGATCCGCATATTGCGGCAACTCCACCCGGACAACGTTTAAGCTCTTATACTTCAGATATTCTGGATAAACTGGAAGCGTGTCTAAAACGGTCAAAAGAATTGAACCTTGTTCCGCTTATTTTAGGTGATCTTTTTCATTGGCCTCGTGACAATTCAAACAGTTTATTGGTAGATTTAATCGCTTTGTTCGGTCCGTATAAACCCTTTGTGCTTATCGGCAATCACGACAAGTATCAGGCCAGATTTACACCTGATGTTTCAATGGCCGTACTGGACGCTGCAAATGTTGTCAGATTGATGAGCGAACCGGGACCGGCTTTTGTGCTTGAAACTCCTGAAGGAAATGTTCTCGTAGGCGCAAGTCCTGACGGATTTCCTATTCCTAAAGAATTTGAGCGTGAGGAGTTTGAGAGGGAGAATGGTAAATTCATCAAGGTCGTATGGGTTGCTCATCATAATGTGGCTTTCCCAAATTATAAAAAGCCTCATTATGCCATTAAAGAAATTCCCGGAATTGACTGGCTGATAAACGGTCATATTCATGGTCCGCGCCCAAGTAGTACCGCAGGCGGAACAACATGGGCTAACCCCGGTAATATATCACGTATGGCGTTTACCAGGCTTTCATTAGAGCGCAAGCCGCAAGCAACAATCTGGACTCCGCACTGTACTGACCTGGAAAGATGGGACATCCCGCATCGCGGTTTTTACGAGGTCTTTCCAAATCAGGAATTTTTGCCGGAGCAGGATGATGCAGACGCGGCTGAATCCAAGTTTTTGCAGGGTCTTGAGAGACTTGCATGGAAGAGAACCCATGAAGGTTCAGGTCTTAAACAATTTTTGGAAGAGAACATTGATCCTGATCAGCCGGAAAGTAAGCTGATTTGGGATTTATATACGGAGGTAACGGATGGCAACAGGTAA
- the aspS gene encoding aspartate--tRNA ligase has translation MSEQTEERSYDEYRVIEDLGGWKRTHNCNEVTAKNLGEEVLLMGWVQFRRDHGGLIFIDLRDREGLTQVVFSPEHNTDVHERAHAIRSEYVVAIKGNVRLRPDGMVNKNLTTGEVEIIVDEWKLLNTSETPPFAIEDRTDAAEQLRLKYRFLDLRRPILAKNFILRNKAAQSVRRYLDGLGFLEVETPVLTKSTPEGARDFLVPSRMNNGEFYALPQSPQLFKQMLMVSGLDRYFQIVKCFRDEDLRADRQPEFTQIDIEMSFTDEETIMNMAENMIRTVFSETIAKELPAAFPRMTFAEAIRDYGVDKPDVRFDLKLQEATEIFKGSDFKVFSKSELVKVLRVPGGAELSRKEIDEYTKFVEIYGSKGLAWIKIKEDGEWQSPIVKFFSEDEIAKLKELTGVQPGDILFFQAGSADIANTALGSLRLKLGERFGLIDESAFAPLWVTDFPLLEYNPEEKRYVARHHPFTSPQVGQMDTITENPDAALARAYDIVINGYEIGGGSIRIHTPEMQQKMFSALGIGEEEARSKFGFLMDALKFGAPPHGGIAFGLDRLIMILCGAKSIRDVIAFPKTQKATCLMTEAPSAVASTQLRELGIRLREKKEA, from the coding sequence ATGTCTGAACAAACAGAAGAGCGCAGTTACGACGAATACAGAGTTATTGAAGACCTTGGCGGTTGGAAAAGAACTCACAACTGTAATGAAGTAACTGCAAAAAATCTCGGTGAAGAAGTCCTGCTGATGGGCTGGGTTCAATTTCGCCGCGATCACGGCGGCCTGATTTTTATTGACCTGCGTGACCGCGAAGGGCTTACACAGGTTGTTTTCAGCCCCGAACACAACACAGATGTTCATGAACGCGCTCACGCTATCCGTTCTGAATATGTTGTTGCTATTAAAGGAAATGTCAGATTGCGCCCAGATGGCATGGTCAACAAGAACCTGACTACAGGCGAAGTTGAAATCATCGTTGACGAGTGGAAGCTTCTTAATACTTCCGAAACTCCTCCCTTCGCTATTGAAGATCGTACTGACGCGGCTGAACAGCTCCGTCTTAAATATCGCTTTTTAGACCTGCGCCGCCCTATCCTTGCCAAGAATTTTATTCTGCGCAACAAAGCTGCACAGTCAGTTCGCCGCTATCTGGACGGACTCGGATTCCTTGAAGTTGAAACACCTGTTCTGACTAAGAGTACCCCTGAAGGCGCGCGTGACTTTCTGGTCCCGAGCCGCATGAACAACGGTGAATTTTACGCTCTTCCGCAGTCTCCGCAGCTCTTTAAGCAGATGCTCATGGTTTCCGGCCTAGACCGTTATTTCCAGATTGTTAAATGTTTCAGAGATGAAGATCTGCGCGCAGACCGTCAGCCTGAATTTACTCAGATTGATATTGAAATGAGCTTCACTGACGAAGAAACAATCATGAACATGGCTGAAAACATGATTCGTACTGTTTTCAGTGAAACAATTGCGAAAGAACTTCCTGCAGCGTTCCCGCGCATGACCTTCGCAGAAGCAATTAGAGATTACGGTGTTGATAAACCGGACGTTCGTTTCGACCTGAAACTTCAGGAAGCAACTGAAATATTCAAAGGTTCAGACTTCAAAGTTTTCAGTAAATCCGAACTGGTTAAAGTTCTGCGTGTTCCCGGCGGAGCGGAACTCAGCCGTAAAGAAATAGACGAATACACAAAGTTTGTTGAAATATACGGTTCAAAAGGTCTTGCATGGATCAAAATCAAAGAAGACGGCGAATGGCAGTCACCAATCGTTAAATTCTTCAGCGAAGATGAAATAGCAAAACTCAAAGAACTTACCGGAGTACAGCCCGGAGACATCCTCTTTTTCCAGGCCGGATCAGCAGATATTGCCAATACCGCACTTGGTTCACTGAGGCTTAAACTCGGCGAAAGATTCGGACTCATTGATGAAAGCGCATTTGCTCCGTTATGGGTTACCGACTTCCCGCTGCTTGAGTACAATCCTGAGGAAAAACGCTATGTTGCAAGACATCATCCTTTTACCTCTCCGCAGGTCGGACAGATGGACACAATAACCGAAAATCCGGACGCAGCTCTTGCACGTGCATATGATATCGTAATCAACGGTTACGAAATCGGCGGCGGTTCAATCCGTATCCATACACCGGAAATGCAGCAGAAAATGTTTTCAGCCTTAGGTATCGGTGAAGAAGAAGCCCGCTCCAAATTCGGCTTCCTCATGGACGCTCTCAAATTCGGAGCACCGCCTCATGGTGGTATTGCCTTTGGTCTGGATAGACTTATTATGATATTATGCGGAGCAAAATCCATCAGAGACGTTATCGCCTTCCCTAAAACCCAGAAGGCGACCTGCCTGATGACGGAAGCACCGTCTGCTGTTGCAAGCACACAACTTCGTGAGCTTGGAATCAGACTTCGCGAAAAGAAAGAAGCCTAA